One stretch of Saccharomonospora xinjiangensis XJ-54 DNA includes these proteins:
- a CDS encoding FAD-binding oxidoreductase, with protein sequence MSNALLGRLRADLGADAVVTDPDVMASYARDQMPLAPAGRPLAVVLPDDVEGVRAAVRACAEATVPIVPRGAGSGLSGAANAVDGCVVLVMTKLDRIVEIDPADRLAVVQPGVVNQALRDAVAKHGLFYPPDPSSYDWCTVGGNLATNAGGLCCVKYGVTADFVLGLEVVLADGSVLRTGRRTVKGVAGYDLTRLFVGSEGTLGVITEATLALRPLPQAPATLVAAFPSAVSAGTAVSRIVRDGLVPSLMEVMDATTIRAVQDYLHTDLGTGSDSGTLLLCQSDTGGAQAIAELEAVERICADAGAEMTYQTGDPAEGDLLMKARRVAHSALESTGSCMTDDVCVPRTRIADLITGCERIADDTGLTVAVVGHAGDGNMHPTVVYDATADGEFDRARRAFDAILDLGLSLGGTITGEHGVGKFKQDWLAREIGPVGLDVHRRLKRALDPDNLFNPGSMFSM encoded by the coding sequence ATGAGCAACGCCCTACTCGGCAGACTGCGCGCCGACCTCGGCGCCGACGCCGTGGTGACGGACCCCGACGTCATGGCCTCCTACGCCCGCGACCAGATGCCGCTCGCGCCTGCGGGAAGGCCGCTGGCCGTGGTGCTGCCCGACGACGTCGAGGGCGTCCGCGCGGCTGTGCGCGCGTGTGCCGAGGCGACGGTGCCGATCGTGCCGAGGGGCGCCGGAAGCGGGCTGTCCGGTGCCGCCAACGCCGTTGACGGCTGCGTCGTCCTGGTCATGACCAAACTCGACCGGATCGTCGAGATCGACCCGGCCGACCGGCTCGCCGTGGTCCAGCCCGGTGTGGTGAACCAGGCTCTGCGGGACGCCGTGGCCAAGCACGGTCTGTTCTACCCTCCCGACCCTTCCAGCTACGACTGGTGCACGGTCGGCGGCAACCTCGCCACCAACGCGGGGGGCCTGTGCTGCGTGAAGTACGGCGTCACGGCGGACTTCGTGCTCGGCCTCGAGGTCGTGCTCGCCGACGGTTCGGTGCTGCGAACGGGACGGCGCACGGTCAAGGGCGTCGCGGGCTACGACCTGACCCGGCTCTTCGTGGGAAGCGAGGGCACGCTCGGCGTCATCACAGAGGCCACGCTGGCGTTGCGGCCGCTGCCGCAGGCTCCCGCGACGCTGGTCGCCGCGTTCCCCTCCGCCGTCTCCGCGGGCACGGCCGTGAGCCGCATCGTGCGGGACGGCCTCGTGCCGTCGCTGATGGAGGTCATGGACGCGACGACCATCAGGGCGGTGCAGGACTACCTGCACACCGACCTCGGCACCGGTTCCGATTCGGGGACGTTGCTGCTCTGCCAGTCCGACACCGGTGGCGCGCAGGCGATCGCCGAGTTGGAGGCCGTCGAGCGCATCTGTGCCGACGCGGGAGCCGAGATGACCTACCAGACAGGCGATCCCGCCGAGGGAGACCTGCTCATGAAGGCCCGAAGGGTGGCGCACAGCGCGCTGGAGAGCACGGGATCGTGCATGACCGACGACGTGTGCGTGCCGAGGACGCGCATCGCCGACCTCATCACCGGCTGCGAGCGCATCGCCGACGACACCGGCCTCACGGTGGCCGTGGTCGGTCACGCCGGTGACGGCAACATGCACCCGACCGTCGTCTACGACGCGACGGCCGACGGCGAGTTCGACAGGGCCCGGCGCGCGTTCGACGCGATCCTCGACCTCGGGCTCTCGCTCGGCGGCACGATCACCGGCGAGCACGGTGTCGGCAAGTTCAAGCAGGACTGGCTGGCGAGGGAGATCGGTCCCGTCGGGCTCGACGTCCACCGTCGCCTCAAGCGGGCACTCGACCCGGACAACCTCTTCAACCCCGGCTCGATGTTCTCGATGTGA
- a CDS encoding YciI family protein, whose translation MAWFVVEQTYMPERFAEVRPRHREYLSSLVADGTVAVAGPVDGDKGGMVIYRVRDADHLQEIIDADPYHLEGAIAERTVREFKPVLGSWLAG comes from the coding sequence ATGGCTTGGTTCGTGGTGGAGCAGACGTATATGCCGGAGCGATTCGCCGAGGTGCGACCCCGGCACAGGGAGTACCTTTCCTCGCTGGTCGCCGACGGCACCGTGGCCGTCGCCGGACCCGTGGACGGCGACAAGGGCGGCATGGTGATCTACCGCGTGCGCGACGCCGACCATCTCCAGGAGATCATCGACGCAGACCCGTACCACCTCGAAGGCGCCATCGCCGAGCGCACCGTGCGGGAGTTCAAGCCGGTTCTCGGTTCCTGGCTCGCGGGCTGA
- a CDS encoding SDR family oxidoreductase, with amino-acid sequence MWGLPTRWTTRNVRGKVVLVTGAARGIGAGLAQRLAADGAKVALVGLEAGEQQEVADRIGRAARSWEADVTDWKALTAAVEGVVEHFGGIDVVIANAGIATTGFVRSVDPEAFERVFEVDLLGVWRTFRVTLPYVVERRGYLLAISSLAAITHAPGMANYAAAKAGVEAFCNSLRAEVAHLGVKVGVAHPTWIKTDLVESADAHPVFGKLRGSMPGPIGRTYPLSFALDCLQAGVRRRARTIHVPRWVGALKVFRAFLPPVIELGSRSRVPSADEAALADIAARGARESAVTGHGGRAATEVTRT; translated from the coding sequence TTGTGGGGACTGCCCACCAGATGGACCACGAGGAACGTCCGCGGCAAGGTCGTGCTCGTCACCGGAGCGGCCAGAGGCATCGGCGCAGGGCTCGCCCAGCGGCTCGCCGCCGACGGCGCGAAGGTCGCGCTGGTGGGCCTCGAAGCAGGAGAACAGCAGGAGGTCGCCGACCGCATTGGGCGCGCGGCCCGGTCGTGGGAAGCCGACGTCACGGACTGGAAAGCCCTGACAGCCGCCGTGGAGGGCGTCGTCGAGCACTTCGGCGGCATCGACGTCGTCATCGCGAACGCGGGCATCGCCACGACGGGTTTCGTGCGATCGGTCGATCCCGAGGCGTTCGAGCGCGTCTTCGAGGTTGACCTGCTCGGCGTCTGGCGCACGTTCCGCGTCACGTTGCCGTACGTCGTCGAGCGCAGGGGCTACCTGCTCGCCATCTCGTCACTCGCCGCCATCACACACGCGCCGGGCATGGCCAACTACGCCGCCGCGAAGGCAGGCGTCGAGGCGTTCTGCAACAGCCTGAGGGCCGAGGTCGCCCACCTCGGCGTCAAGGTCGGAGTCGCACACCCCACCTGGATCAAGACCGACCTCGTGGAGAGCGCGGACGCGCACCCGGTTTTCGGCAAACTGCGCGGCTCCATGCCGGGCCCCATCGGCAGAACCTATCCGCTGTCGTTCGCGCTCGACTGCCTCCAGGCCGGCGTCCGCCGCAGAGCTCGCACGATCCACGTCCCGCGCTGGGTGGGGGCGTTGAAGGTGTTCCGGGCGTTCCTTCCGCCTGTCATCGAACTCGGCTCGCGTTCCCGGGTGCCCTCGGCGGACGAGGCGGCGCTCGCCGACATCGCCGCCCGAGGCGCGAGGGAGTCCGCCGTCACCGGACACGGCGGCAGGGCGGCGACCGAGGTCACGCGCACGTGA
- a CDS encoding LLM class F420-dependent oxidoreductase, translated as MTVNLGSIGIWHMQPVLDADLAVEAEKLGYGAVWLGGSPPADLEVVEALLDATVRIAVATGIVNMWQADPAELARSYHRIEAKHPGRFLLGVGVGHREATQEYQKPYDKIVSYLDVLDAEGVPREALALAALGPKVLRLAAERTAGAHPYLTTPEHTRRAREILGDGVLLAPEQKVVLDQDPRRARESARPMVSFYLGLANYASNLRRLGFTDADLADGGSDALIDQLAVHGDAATVAEGVKAHLDAGADHVCVQVLPHERDPLPAYRALAEALGLS; from the coding sequence ATGACAGTCAACCTTGGCTCGATCGGCATCTGGCACATGCAACCCGTGCTCGACGCCGACCTCGCGGTGGAAGCGGAGAAACTCGGCTACGGCGCCGTCTGGCTGGGCGGATCACCGCCCGCCGACCTCGAAGTGGTCGAGGCACTGCTCGACGCGACCGTCCGCATCGCCGTGGCAACCGGCATCGTCAACATGTGGCAGGCCGACCCTGCGGAGCTCGCTCGCTCCTACCACCGCATCGAGGCGAAACACCCCGGCCGGTTCCTGCTCGGCGTCGGTGTCGGCCATCGTGAGGCCACCCAGGAGTACCAGAAGCCCTACGACAAGATCGTCTCCTATCTCGACGTCCTCGACGCCGAAGGTGTGCCACGGGAGGCGCTCGCGCTCGCCGCGCTCGGACCCAAGGTGCTGCGCCTCGCTGCCGAGCGCACGGCGGGCGCGCATCCGTACCTGACCACACCCGAGCACACGCGCCGGGCTCGCGAGATTCTCGGGGACGGCGTCCTGCTCGCCCCCGAGCAGAAGGTGGTGCTCGACCAGGACCCCCGGCGTGCGAGGGAGAGCGCCCGGCCGATGGTGTCCTTCTACCTCGGGCTGGCGAACTACGCGAGCAACCTGCGCAGGCTCGGCTTCACCGACGCCGACCTCGCGGACGGCGGCAGTGACGCGCTGATCGACCAACTCGCCGTCCACGGGGACGCCGCCACGGTGGCCGAAGGTGTGAAGGCCCACCTCGACGCCGGTGCCGACCACGTCTGTGTGCAGGTGCTGCCGCACGAGCGCGACCCGCTGCCCGCCTACCGTGCGCTGGCGGAGGCGCTGGGGCTGTCCTGA
- the nagA gene encoding N-acetylglucosamine-6-phosphate deacetylase has protein sequence MTRTDDLVLTGGRIHCPDGTLETGWLSVSGERISGVGTGTPPAGTHLDLAGAHVVPGFVDLHCHGGGGGSFTSADADEAATAIATHRRHGTTTLMASLVSAPPDELAGQLAALAELVADEELAGVHLEGPFIARARCGAHDPSVLRDPEPGVIDALLEAGRGNIRMVTLAPELTGGIKAVRQLVDAGVIAAIGHTDAVADQVRAAVDAGATVATHLFNGMRPLHHREPGPIGVLLDDERVTVELICDLVHVHPDVLRLAARHAGRSRTVLVTDAMSATDVADGRYRLGSLDVEVSGGVATLADNGSLAGSTLTMDAAFRNLVHGAGLGITDAVAATATHPALLLGIDGETGSLRQGLLADVVVLDDDLRVTGVLRRGTWVGGAPVPV, from the coding sequence GTGACGCGCACCGACGACCTCGTCCTGACCGGCGGACGCATCCACTGCCCCGACGGGACACTCGAAACCGGGTGGCTCTCCGTCTCGGGTGAGCGGATCAGCGGAGTCGGCACGGGAACGCCACCGGCAGGCACACACCTCGACCTCGCTGGAGCGCACGTGGTGCCCGGGTTCGTCGATTTGCACTGCCACGGTGGCGGGGGAGGTTCGTTCACCAGCGCCGACGCCGACGAGGCGGCCACGGCGATCGCCACTCACCGCAGGCACGGCACCACCACCCTCATGGCGAGCCTCGTGTCGGCACCGCCTGACGAACTCGCAGGCCAGCTCGCGGCCCTCGCCGAACTGGTCGCCGACGAGGAACTGGCAGGCGTTCATCTCGAAGGCCCCTTCATCGCGCGGGCGCGGTGCGGTGCGCACGACCCCTCGGTTCTGCGCGATCCCGAACCCGGCGTCATCGACGCTCTCCTGGAAGCCGGACGCGGGAACATCCGCATGGTCACGCTCGCACCGGAACTCACCGGCGGCATCAAGGCGGTGCGCCAGCTCGTGGACGCAGGCGTGATCGCGGCGATCGGGCACACGGACGCGGTCGCCGACCAGGTGAGAGCCGCCGTGGACGCGGGTGCCACCGTGGCGACGCATCTGTTCAACGGCATGCGCCCCCTCCACCACAGGGAACCCGGGCCGATCGGAGTCCTGCTCGACGACGAACGAGTCACCGTCGAGCTGATCTGCGATCTCGTGCATGTCCATCCCGATGTACTCAGGCTCGCCGCACGGCACGCGGGCCGGTCGAGGACCGTGCTCGTCACCGACGCGATGTCCGCGACCGACGTCGCCGACGGCAGATACCGGCTCGGCAGCCTCGACGTCGAGGTCTCGGGCGGGGTCGCCACCCTCGCCGACAACGGTTCCCTCGCAGGCAGCACGCTCACCATGGACGCCGCCTTCCGCAATCTCGTCCACGGCGCTGGGCTCGGCATCACCGACGCCGTCGCCGCGACGGCCACCCACCCCGCCCTGCTCCTGGGCATCGACGGCGAGACCGGATCGCTGAGGCAGGGACTCCTGGCCGATGTGGTCGTGCTCGACGACGATCTGCGGGTCACCGGCGTGCTGCGACGAGGCACGTGGGTGGGCGGCGCACCTGTACCGGTCTGA
- a CDS encoding DUF3151 domain-containing protein, translating into MTHGNLLEPDATRLPERPEAQAALDSATDPAEVAAEYPDFSEAWAALAERALSDGNVVAAYAYARTGYHRGLDQLRRAGWKGFGPVPWSHRPNQGFLRSLAALALAAQRIGETEEYERCSTFLAESDSEAPKATGLEN; encoded by the coding sequence ATGACGCACGGCAACCTCCTCGAACCCGACGCCACCCGACTTCCTGAGCGCCCCGAGGCGCAGGCCGCACTCGACTCGGCCACCGACCCCGCCGAGGTCGCGGCCGAATACCCGGACTTCAGCGAGGCGTGGGCCGCGCTGGCCGAACGCGCGTTGTCCGACGGCAACGTGGTGGCGGCCTACGCCTACGCGCGCACCGGCTACCACAGGGGTCTCGACCAGCTCAGGAGGGCGGGCTGGAAGGGGTTCGGCCCTGTGCCGTGGTCGCACCGCCCGAACCAGGGTTTCCTTCGCTCGCTCGCGGCGCTCGCCCTGGCCGCCCAGCGCATCGGTGAGACCGAGGAGTACGAGCGGTGCTCCACGTTCCTCGCCGAGTCCGACTCCGAGGCCCCGAAGGCGACGGGCCTGGAGAACTAA
- a CDS encoding RNA polymerase sigma factor encodes MHGSTEPMRHRGVARGAERGVERSVEHTLSHLRTLDAPVPQRAKPSGPLTLEDLYRQHRMRLVRLAILLVDEPATAEDVVQEAFTGLHRNWGKLRDAAAAVSYLRTAVVNGSRSVLRRRKTARDYVPPHVVNARSAESLAMLSTEHQAVVAALSKLPPRQREVLVLRYYGGLSEAEISEAAGISRGTVKSTASRALEALQRAMNDGHRPRGH; translated from the coding sequence ATGCACGGCAGCACCGAGCCGATGCGCCACCGTGGTGTCGCGCGCGGGGCGGAGCGCGGTGTCGAACGAAGCGTCGAGCACACGCTTTCCCACCTGCGCACGCTTGACGCGCCCGTGCCACAACGCGCGAAGCCGTCAGGACCTCTCACGCTCGAAGACCTCTACCGGCAGCATCGGATGCGCCTCGTCCGCCTCGCGATCCTCCTTGTTGACGAACCGGCGACGGCGGAGGACGTGGTGCAGGAGGCGTTCACCGGTCTGCACCGCAACTGGGGGAAGCTGCGGGACGCCGCCGCCGCGGTGTCGTACCTGCGGACGGCGGTGGTCAACGGCTCGCGCAGTGTGCTGCGGCGGCGCAAGACCGCACGCGACTACGTCCCGCCGCATGTCGTGAACGCGCGGTCGGCCGAGAGCCTCGCGATGCTGTCCACCGAGCATCAGGCCGTGGTCGCCGCACTGTCGAAACTGCCGCCGAGGCAACGCGAGGTTCTCGTTCTGCGCTACTACGGCGGTCTGTCCGAGGCGGAGATCTCGGAAGCCGCGGGCATCTCGCGAGGAACGGTGAAGTCCACGGCGAGCCGTGCGCTGGAAGCACTGCAACGCGCGATGAACGACGGGCACCGCCCGAGAGGGCACTGA
- the fbaA gene encoding class II fructose-bisphosphate aldolase codes for MPIATPEVYAEMLDRAKANEFAYPAINVTSSETLNAALRGFAEAESDGIIQFSTGGAEFASGQKVKDMVTGARALAEFTHVVADKYPVNVALHTDHCPKDKLDGFVNPLIEISKERVERGENPLFQSHMWDGSAIDLDENLKIAAELLERAAEAKIILEVEIGVVGGEEDGVSNEINEKLYTAEGDFLKTVDALGAGEKGRYLLAATFGNVHGAYKPGAVKLRPDVLRRGQAVAAEKLGLAEGSKPFELVFHGGSGSLLEEIHEAVSYGVVKMNVDTDTQYAFTRPVAAHMFTNYDGVLKVDGEVGNKKTYDPRSYLKKAEESMAARVAQAAEHLKSAGRKL; via the coding sequence ATGCCCATCGCCACACCCGAGGTCTACGCCGAGATGCTGGACCGGGCCAAGGCGAACGAGTTCGCGTACCCGGCGATCAACGTGACCTCGTCCGAGACGCTCAACGCCGCGCTGAGGGGCTTCGCGGAGGCGGAGAGCGACGGGATCATCCAGTTCTCCACCGGTGGTGCCGAGTTCGCATCGGGCCAGAAGGTGAAGGACATGGTCACCGGCGCGCGTGCGCTGGCCGAGTTCACGCACGTCGTCGCCGACAAGTATCCGGTGAACGTCGCGCTGCACACCGACCACTGCCCGAAGGACAAGCTCGACGGGTTCGTCAACCCGCTGATCGAGATCTCGAAGGAGCGCGTCGAGCGGGGTGAGAACCCGCTCTTCCAGTCGCACATGTGGGACGGCTCGGCCATCGACCTCGACGAGAACCTCAAGATCGCTGCCGAGCTGCTGGAGCGCGCGGCCGAGGCGAAGATCATCCTTGAGGTCGAGATCGGCGTCGTCGGAGGCGAGGAGGACGGCGTCTCCAACGAGATCAACGAGAAGCTCTACACCGCGGAGGGCGACTTCCTGAAGACCGTTGACGCGCTCGGAGCCGGTGAGAAGGGCCGCTACCTGCTGGCCGCGACGTTCGGCAACGTGCACGGCGCCTACAAGCCCGGCGCGGTGAAGCTGCGCCCCGATGTGCTCAGGCGGGGGCAGGCCGTCGCGGCGGAGAAGCTCGGCCTCGCCGAGGGCTCGAAGCCGTTCGAGCTGGTGTTCCACGGCGGGTCGGGCTCGCTGCTCGAGGAGATCCACGAGGCCGTGTCGTACGGCGTCGTGAAGATGAACGTGGACACCGACACCCAGTACGCCTTCACCCGTCCCGTGGCGGCGCACATGTTCACCAACTACGACGGCGTGCTCAAGGTGGACGGCGAGGTCGGCAACAAGAAGACCTACGACCCGCGCAGCTACCTCAAGAAGGCCGAGGAGTCGATGGCGGCCCGCGTGGCTCAGGCCGCCGAGCACCTGAAGTCAGCAGGCCGCAAGCTCTGA